ATGCATTCTCCCATGAAGACACGTTCACTcagtagcacacacacaaacacccttaCAAGTTGTTCTTGAGCCAGTCCAAGTAAGCCCTGAGTACCCTCTTGCCTACATCGAATTCAAACGGCCAGGCTATGAGGTTGAAGCATCCGTGGAAGCCGTCCTCAAAGTTTTCGCTGGTCACTTTGACGCCTGCGTCCTGTAAGCGCCGCGCGTACATCAACCCGTCATCCCTCAACACATCATACTCACATGTTAGGATGTACGCCCGCGGGCATTTAGCCAAAACCTCCGGTCCTGCTAGCAGTGGTGATGCCCTCACGTCCAGCAGCCCTGGCACCTCCTTCGCTGCCCCCTGTGAACCTTTCTCTACAATCACACGCTTGTAGTTCTTCTTGAATTTCGGGGGCAGGAGGACGGTCCAGTCTAGCCGCGCCCTCAGCTCTGGGGTGATTTTTGAGTGCTGTAAGGAGCTGTGGTTGTTCGCCATGTACTGGGAATACAGGGAGATGTCACCAGCGAGGTACTGCAGCCAGAGTTGGACCAAGAAGGACCGGTAGAGGATGGGTACATATTCGTTTTGCATGCAGGAGGGCGTTTTGAAGTCCAGAGCCTGGAGCGCGGGGTATATCAACGCCTGGGCGCTGAATTTCACACTCACAGTGTCatctgctgagatctgggaaaatataaaacaacacaTGAGGCTTTAATCTCTTGATTTCTGTCCGCAGTGCACACTTTCCTACAGTAGATGGCTTCTGTCTGTACCTCCTGAGCAACCGCAGCAGCCAGGTTTCCTCCAGCACTGTCACCTGACACAGCTAAGCGTTCAGGGTCGATGGCGTACCTGGTCAGAACCTCTCGGGACAAAAAGTGCTTGGCAGCAGCAAGGCAGTCTAAATATGGCACTGGGAAGTGCGCCTCTGGATACAGACGATACCTACACATGAGCAGATTGATCAGATAAATTGACATTGGAGCATGTGATATTAAGCACTCTTCCTGTAGTTATAGGGTCACTCCCCCAGTGACACATGGAGGTCAGTTAATTTATCTCAAATATGTTATTTCTGTCAAATTTCAGATTCCGTCGGTTTCTGTCTCAGCgagcagaaaaacatccaaacGGTACATTAGTTTTGCAGGAGGAGACGCACTTACTCAACAGAGACCACGACGGCGTTGAGCTCGTCCGACATCATACGGCAGGTCATGTCATATGACACCGCCTCTGAGGACGCCAGAGGGAGATGGAAGAAAAGTTAAGTACCAAAAAAAAGAGCTCgctgaattatttatttcaaattttaGGGGGAGACGTGCACACAGAAACTACAGGTAACACTTTGCATTAaggtgcacatattcaccaGTGACCAGCTGCTTGTTAACATGTATTTGTAgaatattggctctttattggTCATTATAAAGCTCTTACTAATGctttattctgcatgaccatattctacaactactaggcCAGTTTTccctcctaattactgcttattgatagtcAAAAGTATAGTCAGTGTTGTTAATAATCTAAGGCATTAATTATGGCTTTACAACGCGCAATAAAGAGCCAGTATGCTACTaatgtgcatgctaataagAAGCTAGTTAATGGTGAGTATGTGCATGTACTTCACAAACACCTCTTGTTTCATCTGGACAAAGTTTTTCCCCTTGAAGGTTACATCAGGGCAAATTTAAGATgttaaagttgtgtttttttcagttaaatTTCATAACCAATTGAAAATCCAGAAGAAACCTTGCAATACTAGCCCTTTTCCAACTGGATGCTGGCCCAAGGGCAACTGTGCGCTACTAACGCTAGGGGGACTATTAGCACCTGCAGAGCAAAAACATTTGTGATTATATGGTTCAGGAAAACATCTATGGTCTCAAATTTTCATCATTTACTGactttattttatgtatttctacTTGAGGGCAGCAGGAGTGCCCGTACTCACTGACACTGCCGAAGGTCCAGCCTCCTCCATGGATAAACATAACCCCCCTCCTCAGATGACCCTCCCCTCCAGCCGGGGGCTCGTAAACACGGACCGGGATGCCGGCGAAAGTGATGTCGCTGACTTTCACTCCGGGCCATTGGCCGGACTCAGAACCCTGCGCCCTCAACAGCGTTTCATCGAAGAACTCCAGCATGAACTTGATGTACTCCATGTGATGGCCAAAGCCCAGCCAAGTCTTCAaagaggactgaggacagagaggggacaGGATGAGGACATGAAACTGCACCTGAGTGTAGTTCCtcagcacacagagggaagATTCAAGACGTGTGAAGGGAAAACCACTGGAGGACACATTTATCTCACCCAGTCACCTTTGTCCTCCTGCACTGCGTctcactgctgtgtctgtctgccctccTGCCCATGAACATCTCAGACTGTCTCAATAATCAGGTTGAGCCAAAGCCAGCAGACAGCTGCTTGGAGCAGAGGAGGCTCAGAGCCAGCCAGCTACACTGAGACGTGATGGCCTTTTCGTAATAAATTTACTTTTCTCATTGTCTTCTGCTGAAAATTTGACCAATGTAGTTCTGACCTCAACCCCTGATACCAATTCCTAATCTCACTATTAATCTGTAAACCTCACTGTTAGTAAATGATCAGAATGACTTTTTATGGCAGCCTGAGTCAGTGGCCTGCTTTGACCAAACCAATGCATCTGACAAAGGCAACAGTTTTATAATaaagtaagataagataaaacttcaCTTATCCCACATCAGGGAAATTAAATTGTTGCAGCAAGCAAAGTATAAAAAGAGAGGCGtagagagataaaaaaaaaaaaaaaaaagctatttataTGTACAATATTATAAGAATACTGCTGCCATGAACTGTACttaaaaaaactgtattttttgtaCTGAAACTGTATTTAATATGAATCACATCCAAACTGATACCTGATCAGTTTTGCACATCAAAGTCTGGTGACAGATGTAGGGGAGCACTACTGTATGTGCGCAAAAACAAAGTAGAATAAAGCCATTAgtggctgcagagggagctgtgcGAGGCCTGATCaactgcctcaagtgatgtcaccccccccccctccatttTTGGAAAGgaacaacacaataaaatacGCAAATAGTACTATCTGCTTTGGCGCATAAGACATTTAATGAGAGGAACATTAATGTGCAATCTGCCCCAGCCAGTGAGGCAATAACTGATATCAGTGCTTTTCACCTACAGTTCCCATTTCAATATGTACACCAAGGGTGAGGGCGAAGAGCTTATTGTCCTCAGGCAGGCTGGAGTGAACTCCCTGATGTCTGCTTTGCACCAGATTGGCACCATGACAGAGAGCATGACAGTTTCAAAATCAAGCTCTTTCACAAAGTTTGTACATTTCATGCTGCTACAAACAGGAGAAGTCACTGTAGACTAACTAAAGAAACCAGAGCAGTTCATGCTGTGCCCCAGATGTTTGGTTTTATGGCTCTGCACGCCATTTTTATAACACCAATTTAAATACATATAATGAGACGCTGGTGCATCAACTATTCTATATGCTCTAAGACACTACAGGTGTGCTTCAGTGTTAACTTCATTCAACACTTGGCTTCAGAAGGTGAGGTCAAAGTCTGCACAGGCTCTACTGAGCTGTGGGTTAACAGGTGTATCTTTTATCACTATAGTAGCTCTAAGTTTCtcaaacatgcagcacatgcaacttaacatttcagaaaacagctgctatCAATGACACTTACCAGTGATA
This window of the Chaetodon auriga isolate fChaAug3 chromosome 14, fChaAug3.hap1, whole genome shotgun sequence genome carries:
- the LOC143331218 gene encoding neutral cholesterol ester hydrolase 1-like gives rise to the protein MRLLPVVLVMVAVAYYVYTPIPDSIEQPWKVMLLDTGFRTGLHLSSLKTWLGFGHHMEYIKFMLEFFDETLLRAQGSESGQWPGVKVSDITFAGIPVRVYEPPAGGEGHLRRGVMFIHGGGWTFGSVKAVSYDMTCRMMSDELNAVVVSVEYRLYPEAHFPVPYLDCLAAAKHFLSREVLTRYAIDPERLAVSGDSAGGNLAAAVAQEISADDTVSVKFSAQALIYPALQALDFKTPSCMQNEYVPILYRSFLVQLWLQYLAGDISLYSQYMANNHSSLQHSKITPELRARLDWTVLLPPKFKKNYKRVIVEKGSQGAAKEVPGLLDVRASPLLAGPEVLAKCPRAYILTCEYDVLRDDGLMYARRLQDAGVKVTSENFEDGFHGCFNLIAWPFEFDVGKRVLRAYLDWLKNNL